GGGGTGTTGATTTGACTTCTAAAAAATATTTTGAAATGTTCTATTCTTTCTTTAAAATTGGTGCCTTTACTATAGGTGGTGGATATGCCATGATACCGCTTATTGAAAAGGAAGTTGTAGATAAAAAGCAATGGGTTAGCCGTGAGGATTTTTTAGACATGCTTGCTTTAGCTCAGTCTGCGCCTGGGCCTATCGCTATTAATACTGCTGTGTTTGTTGGTTATAAGATGGCTGGAATTCCTGGAATGATTTTTACCGTACTAGGCTCTGTACTGCCTTCCTTTTTAATTATCTTAATTGTTGCAGCTTTTTTTGCTGGA
The genomic region above belongs to Clostridium swellfunianum and contains:
- a CDS encoding chromate transporter; the encoded protein is MFYSFFKIGAFTIGGGYAMIPLIEKEVVDKKQWVSREDFLDMLALAQSAPGPIAINTAVFVGYKMAGIPGMIFTVLGSVLPSFLIILIVAAFFAGIKDNQGVERAFKGIRPAVVALIAAPVIRLGQSAKINRKTIIIPIAAAALVAFLKITAVYIILAAAVLGILYGKLQEKQKEGK